A single region of the Bacillaceae bacterium S4-13-56 genome encodes:
- a CDS encoding DUF84 family protein, with the protein MKIIIGSLNPAKINAVISVFASDEVERYGANSHVSAQPMNDRETRLGAIHRAKESAQAFPQSIGIGLEGGITVDEGICYLINWGALVDEHGHIFVASGARIPLPEEVSKPVLEGEELGMVMDRYAKKKNVRKKEGAIGIFTNGVVDRSMMFQHVVQLLKGQYEYVNK; encoded by the coding sequence ATGAAAATTATTATTGGATCATTGAATCCAGCGAAAATAAATGCTGTTATATCGGTTTTCGCTTCAGATGAAGTAGAAAGATATGGGGCAAATTCGCATGTCTCCGCTCAACCTATGAATGATAGGGAAACACGTTTAGGAGCCATTCATCGAGCGAAGGAGTCTGCCCAAGCTTTTCCTCAATCTATAGGAATTGGACTTGAAGGTGGGATCACGGTAGATGAAGGGATTTGCTACCTTATTAACTGGGGAGCTTTGGTTGATGAACACGGTCATATTTTTGTAGCTTCTGGAGCAAGAATTCCTTTACCTGAAGAAGTCTCAAAACCTGTTTTAGAGGGTGAAGAACTAGGAATGGTTATGGATCGATATGCTAAAAAGAAAAATGTAAGAAAAAAGGAAGGTGCTATTGGCATTTTTACTAACGGAGTAGTTGACCGTAGTATGATGTTTCAGCATGTAGTCCAATTATTAAAAGGGCAATATGAATATGTAAATAAGTAA
- a CDS encoding MBL fold metallo-hydrolase — METLTIGRAKLTWLRGGVNYLDGGAMFGVVPKALWEKKYPNNDRNQIELRTDPILLEIDGKKYIIDSGIGNGKFTEKQKRNFGVLEESFVEEDLKKLDLSIQDIDAILMTHLHFDHASGLTTEKEGKWVPVFNDTPIYVSQTEWDEMRNPNIRSVNTYWRENWEPVSDLVQPFSGTFEVMKGLEMIQTGGHSDGHSIIHFQNGDDEFIHMADLMPTHAHQNKLWALAYDDYPVTTVHQKEKWMDYGYSRKAWYTFYHDAYYRAIRFDENGNKIDEIKRTRSE, encoded by the coding sequence ATGGAGACTTTGACAATAGGGCGTGCAAAATTGACCTGGTTACGTGGGGGAGTAAACTATCTGGATGGGGGTGCAATGTTTGGAGTTGTTCCAAAAGCACTTTGGGAAAAAAAATATCCAAATAATGATAGAAATCAGATAGAGCTCAGAACAGATCCTATTCTTTTGGAAATTGATGGGAAGAAATACATAATTGATTCAGGTATTGGTAATGGTAAGTTTACTGAAAAGCAAAAGCGGAATTTCGGAGTCTTGGAAGAATCTTTTGTTGAGGAAGATTTGAAAAAACTTGATCTCTCCATTCAGGATATCGATGCAATCCTTATGACTCACTTACATTTTGACCACGCTAGTGGACTAACAACAGAAAAGGAAGGGAAATGGGTGCCTGTCTTTAATGATACACCGATTTATGTTTCCCAAACTGAGTGGGATGAAATGAGAAATCCAAATATTCGTTCAGTAAATACCTATTGGAGGGAAAATTGGGAGCCTGTTAGTGATCTAGTCCAACCATTTTCGGGTACCTTTGAAGTCATGAAAGGTCTTGAAATGATTCAAACAGGTGGTCATAGTGATGGGCATTCTATCATTCATTTTCAGAATGGAGATGATGAGTTCATTCATATGGCAGATTTAATGCCCACTCATGCCCATCAAAATAAATTATGGGCATTGGCGTATGATGATTATCCAGTAACAACTGTCCATCAAAAAGAAAAATGGATGGACTATGGATACAGCCGAAAAGCTTGGTATACCTTTTATCATGACGCTTATTATAGGGCTATTCGATTTGATGAAAATGGAAATAAGATAGATGAAATTAAGCGAACAAGATCCGAATAA
- a CDS encoding M42 family metallopeptidase, translating into MNQETEQLFKTLTELPGAPGFEHDVRRFMKEELGKYSDEIIQDRLGGVFGVKKGQGPRVMVAGHMDEVGFMVTQITKNGMIRFQTLGGWWNQVLLAQRVQVITENGPVIGVIGSIPPHNLTPEQRQKPMEMSNMLIDIGADDEEDAKKIGIKPGQQILPICPFTKMANEKKVLAKAWDNRYGCGLSIELLKAVQNETLPNELYSGATVQEEVGLRGAQVAANMIKPDIFYALDASPANDMSGDTKEFGQLGKGALLRIYDRSMVTHRGIREFILDTAESNKIPYQYFISQGGTDAGRVHISNEGVPSAVIGICSRYIHTAASIVHVDDYAAAKELLIKLVKTTDQNVVDQIRSRA; encoded by the coding sequence ATGAATCAAGAAACAGAGCAATTGTTTAAAACATTAACAGAATTACCAGGGGCTCCTGGGTTTGAACACGATGTTCGTCGTTTTATGAAAGAAGAGCTTGGTAAATATTCAGATGAAATCATCCAAGACCGTCTTGGTGGTGTTTTTGGAGTGAAAAAGGGACAAGGTCCGCGTGTAATGGTCGCTGGTCATATGGATGAAGTAGGATTTATGGTTACACAAATCACAAAAAATGGTATGATTCGTTTCCAAACACTTGGTGGCTGGTGGAATCAAGTGTTACTCGCACAACGAGTTCAAGTTATAACAGAAAATGGTCCTGTCATTGGGGTCATTGGATCTATTCCTCCACATAACTTGACGCCTGAACAACGCCAAAAGCCAATGGAAATGAGTAATATGTTAATTGATATTGGTGCTGATGATGAAGAAGATGCTAAAAAAATTGGAATTAAGCCAGGACAGCAAATTTTACCAATTTGTCCATTTACAAAAATGGCCAATGAAAAAAAGGTATTGGCAAAAGCTTGGGATAATCGGTATGGATGTGGACTTTCTATTGAATTATTGAAGGCTGTACAAAATGAAACTTTGCCAAATGAACTATATTCAGGTGCGACGGTGCAGGAAGAAGTAGGGTTAAGAGGAGCTCAAGTAGCAGCTAATATGATTAAACCTGATATTTTTTATGCATTGGATGCTTCTCCAGCAAATGATATGTCTGGAGATACCAAAGAGTTTGGTCAGCTTGGTAAGGGAGCACTGCTAAGAATTTATGATCGCTCTATGGTTACTCATCGTGGCATTAGAGAATTCATCTTAGATACAGCAGAATCTAATAAGATTCCTTATCAGTATTTCATTTCCCAAGGTGGAACAGATGCAGGACGTGTGCATATTTCCAACGAAGGTGTACCATCTGCAGTTATAGGTATTTGTTCTCGTTATATCCATACGGCAGCTTCTATTGTTCATGTTGATGATTATGCAGCTGCAAAAGAACTGTTGATTAAGCTAGTAAAAACTACGGATCAAAATGTAGTTGATCAAATACGTTCTCGTGCATAG
- a CDS encoding YtoQ family protein — protein sequence MEFVVYLAGQIHDDWRNEIKNRARERELPLTFVGPQENHERSDNIGEDILGKQPNAIFRDDAASSLNNLRTELLMKKADLVVALFGEKYKQWNTAMDASTAIALQKPLILIRPESLVHPLKELSNKASVTVETVDQALDALAYIFE from the coding sequence ATGGAATTTGTTGTGTATCTTGCGGGTCAAATTCATGATGATTGGAGAAATGAAATCAAGAACCGGGCAAGGGAACGGGAATTGCCGTTGACTTTCGTTGGGCCACAGGAGAATCATGAGCGGTCAGACAATATTGGAGAAGATATTCTAGGAAAACAACCAAATGCCATCTTTCGAGATGATGCAGCATCTAGTTTAAACAACCTGCGAACAGAGCTACTTATGAAAAAAGCAGACTTGGTTGTTGCTTTATTTGGAGAGAAATATAAGCAATGGAATACCGCAATGGATGCAAGTACAGCGATTGCACTTCAAAAACCACTTATTCTTATTCGTCCGGAATCTCTAGTCCACCCATTAAAAGAGCTTTCTAACAAAGCGAGTGTCACAGTTGAAACTGTTGACCAAGCATTAGATGCCTTGGCATATATCTTTGAATAG
- the trmB gene encoding tRNA (guanosine(46)-N7)-methyltransferase TrmB encodes MRMRNKPWADEFLAENQSIIVLNPTQHKGIWNEQFNKSQPVHLEIGTGMGGFISGMALQHPDINFVGIEKVKSVIVNTVKKVKEEGCSNIKLLNEDAVDVRDYFAESEIDQIYLNFSDPWPKTRYAKRRLTYQSFLEQYQVICKPGAYLVFKTDNQGLIEYSLSSFSKFGLTIQDVSLNLHQLNDPLNVMTEYEERFAKKGLPIYRATVQFPE; translated from the coding sequence ATGAGAATGAGAAACAAGCCGTGGGCAGATGAATTTTTGGCAGAAAATCAATCTATCATTGTTCTAAATCCCACTCAACATAAGGGAATTTGGAATGAGCAATTTAATAAATCTCAACCAGTCCATCTAGAAATAGGAACTGGAATGGGGGGCTTTATTTCGGGTATGGCATTACAACATCCAGATATTAATTTTGTTGGAATTGAAAAGGTGAAGAGTGTCATTGTTAATACGGTTAAAAAGGTTAAAGAGGAGGGATGCTCTAATATTAAGCTTTTAAACGAGGATGCCGTTGACGTAAGAGATTATTTTGCAGAAAGTGAAATAGACCAAATATATCTTAATTTCTCGGATCCATGGCCCAAAACAAGATATGCTAAGCGGAGATTGACGTACCAAAGCTTTTTAGAGCAATACCAAGTGATTTGTAAGCCGGGAGCTTATCTTGTTTTTAAAACTGACAACCAAGGGTTGATTGAATACTCTCTTTCAAGTTTTTCAAAATTTGGCCTTACAATACAAGATGTATCATTAAATTTACATCAACTTAACGATCCACTAAATGTCATGACTGAATATGAAGAACGTTTTGCTAAAAAAGGACTGCCTATATACCGTGCCACTGTTCAATTCCCAGAATAA